The DNA region TGGCCAGCGCACGAGCAATCGCCACACGCGCTTTCATGCCGCCGGACAAGGTATGCGGGTAGGCGTCGGCAAACGCCGCCAGACCGACCTTGTCCAGGTAGTGCAACGCTCGTTCCTCGGCCTCTTTGCGCTTGAGCGTCCTGGAAGCCAGCAGCGGAAACATCACGTTCTATTTGACGGTTTTCCACGGCGGCAGTTGATCGAATTCCTGGAACACCACGATCCGGTCCGGCCCCGGGGCATGAACGGTTTGCCCCTGAAGACGAATCTCGCCTTCACAGGGCTGAATGAACCCGGCGACCGCCTTGAGCAACGTTGATTTGCCGCAACCGGACGGACCGAGCAGCACAAAGCGGTCTGCCGGATCGATTTCAAAACTGACCTGATGGGTCGCACGAACCACACGCTGAGGCGTGCGGTATTCGAGGCTGACGTTGTCGACCGACAGCAGCGCTTGGGCTGCCGCGATCGGTTTGCTGACCGTGTGGCCTTGCAAAGGGGCGTTCATCTCGGTCAGCTCCCTTGCAGCGGTTTGGCGTCCTGGAAGAAGTAGTCCTTCCACGAGTCCGGTTTGTTTTTGATCGCGCCGACACGGTAGAGGAATTCGGCCAGCGGGTAAGTGTTTTTCGGCGTGACGCTGAATTCGAACTGTGGGTCATCGATGATTTTCAGCAGCGCGGCACGGTCGATTTTGGCCTTGGTGACGCGGATGTAAGTATCCGCCGCCGCGCCTTTATCGTTCTGGGCAAACTCGGCCGCTTCAGTCAGCGCCTGGACGAACGCTTTATAGGTTTTCGGGTTCTCGTCGCGGAATTTCTCGGTGGCGAACAGCACCGTCGGCGAGTTCGGGCCGAGCACGTCATTGGAATTGAGCACAACGTGGACGTTAGGGTTAGCCAGCTCTTGATCCTGGAACGGCGGGTTGGAAAAGTGCCCGGTCAACTCGGTGCCGCCGGCAATCAGCGCCGCCGTGGCGTCGGGGTGCGGAACGGCGATGGTGTACTTGTCGAGGCGATTGAATTCCTTGTCACCCCACTGCTTGGCGGCCGCGTATTGCAGGATGCGCGACTGCACCGACACGCCGA from Pseudomonas sp. ACM7 includes:
- a CDS encoding ABC transporter substrate-binding protein produces the protein MSKRLPFAPLAAAIGLGFSLIAGSLVAPTVAHAEGEIRIAEQFGIVYLLLNVVRDQNLIEKYGKQEGIDIKVDWTQLSGGAAVNDALLSGSIDIAGAGVGPLLTIWDRTHGKQNVKAVASLGNFPYYLVSNNPKVKTIADFTEKDRIAVPAVGVSVQSRILQYAAAKQWGDKEFNRLDKYTIAVPHPDATAALIAGGTELTGHFSNPPFQDQELANPNVHVVLNSNDVLGPNSPTVLFATEKFRDENPKTYKAFVQALTEAAEFAQNDKGAAADTYIRVTKAKIDRAALLKIIDDPQFEFSVTPKNTYPLAEFLYRVGAIKNKPDSWKDYFFQDAKPLQGS